One Salmo trutta chromosome 19, fSalTru1.1, whole genome shotgun sequence genomic window carries:
- the znf541 gene encoding zinc finger protein 541 isoform X3: MLETEECAKGCLHPHSTSEHFTVDDVDVLNAPNPPLPFSHPFHPEPWMGCEPNRNMEIDNSSGPVIVGEGTLLEPFSLTVPVRSSPYECTLCHKMFGTANTLNKHLLTHQQERPHVCPICQRAFKRHDHLNGHMLTHQKRKPFRCAEPGCQKSYCDSHSLKRHYISQHGLPLIPPMSQSPPHPTHPAHSATTQWEPVDSAACNYHPMFLTQAKPISDTQQKVADYSGFFSFNSYKGFAPPSGLQLNNYSEQNISQSRPILVLDTWMQQSDKGPCSECPGELNPPQWAPEPSNITTATLPSLPPGVDGPSPHGWESVVDFPVSDLQVPEEILSCHPCSEAGNRECLVKPASPEKSYSPSKQEQSTYVQMNSEGKPQVNTQLHSFEPTASSDSSVTSTSFPNTVFIHSSASLPNKPNPVPPIPPPPAIVLPCLYSVLKSETCNTKSDSKRKRERRKKGRAVELPAPPLPTPRPTSLLAPRRPRPRPHYLVSPSQVAMASFSSDSNPRQTFQGRNVSVPGEGQQCIDGIFPSSHKTEQSNKARSSSGPYAPSIKMERYSPEPGERAPQTPRSPSRTEDMPLSPLVIPVSVPVSAKTDPDTPSSLNPSPRRLLGEEGGGASWCRAAGSYPSQLRSPMYLADHLLNPSFQPPPYTPPPMLSPLRPGTGLYFSTVPWLHPGPPLPSSYTASLDGADGISLMMDDTVVNIEPRINVGQRFQAEIPPIRNLLLMLYDEHPAQLVWAPWGDVSSNVETQKGVTELIDLCCSSVLPGGGTNTELALHCLHEVQGDILAALDLLLVRGDFRSSTHPLCDYHYPGSDYWSPQEKKLFRKALLTHEKDFQLIHSVLQTKSVTQCVEYYYAMKKLKKFKQRSRGSDRKEAVGEEPQMESPCCYEDNHVGRRGPRRTLTKPGNRTKGVQEEQTTTGGALEYICRECGRVFDKVKSRSAHMKTHRQQEREWLTRYVWPMGCPADNPHQGDPGQDSAKVPLLYCTRGVLYST; the protein is encoded by the exons ATGTTGGAGACTGAGGAATGCGCCAAGGGGTGTTTGCACCCTCATTCTACCAGTGAACACTTCACTGTTGATGATGTTGATGTCCTCAACGCCCCCAACCCACCACTTCCCTTCTCGCACCCATTTCACCCAGAGCCTTGGATGGGATGTGAGCCAAATAGAAACATGGAGATTG ATAACTCCTCTGGTCCTGTCATCGTGGGAGAGGGCACTCTGTTGGAGCCATTTTCATTGACAGTACCTGTCAGGTCTTCACCTTATGAGTGTACGCTCTGCCATAAGATGTTTGGAACCGCCAACACACTCAACAAACATTTACTGACCCACCAACAGGAAAGACCACATGTTTGCCCCATCTGCCAACGAGCATTTAAACGTCATGATCACCT CAATGGCCACATGTTGACCCATCAGAAACGCAAGCCGTTCCGATGTGCTGAACCCGGGTGCCAGAAGAGCTACTGTGATTCTCACTCCCTGAAGCGCCACTATATCTCTCAGCATGGTCTCCCTCTCATCCCGCCCATGTCCCAAAGTCCGCCTCACCCAACCCACCCAGCCCACTCTGCTACTACCCAGTGGGAGCCTGTGGATAGTGCTGCATGTAATTACCACCCCATGTTCCTGACCCAAGCCAAACCGATATCAGACACTCAGCAGAAGGTCGCTGATTACTCTGGCTTTTTCAGCTTCAACAGTTACAAGGGGTTTGCTCCTCCAAGTGGCCTACAACTGAACAACTACTCAGAGCAGAACATCTCTCAGTCAAGGCCTATCTTAGTCCTGGACACCTGGATGCAGCAGTCTGACAAAGGTCCTTGTAGTGAGTGCCCAGGTGAATTAAATCCACCCCAGTGGGCCCCTGAGCCTAGTAACATCACCACTGCTACTTTACCATCACTACCTCCTGGAGTGGATGGCCCAAGTCCTCATGGCTGGGAGAGTGTAGTTGACTTCCCTGTGTCTGACCTCCAAGTGCCTGAAGAAATATTGTCCTGTCATCCCTGTAGTGAGGCTGGTAACCGGGAGTGTTTAGTGAAGCCAGCGTCCCCGGAGAAGAGCTACTCCCCATCCAAGCAGGAGCAGTCAACTTATGTCCAGATGAACTCGGAAGGGAAACCCCAAGTTAACACTCAGCTGCACTCTTTTGAACCAACAGCAAGCTCAGATTCCAGTGTAACATCTACGTCGTTTCCCAACACTGTTTTCATCCACTCAAGCGCAAGTCTTCCAAACAAGCCCAACCCAGTCCCACCTATCCCGCCGCCACCAGCCATCGTTCTACCCTGCCTCTACAGTGTGCTGAAGTCAGAGACTTGTAATACAAAGAGCGAcagtaagagaaagagagagaggaggaagaaggggagggCTGTAGAGCTTCCTGCTCCACCTCTCCCCACACCTCGCCCCACCTCTCTCCTGGCTCCCCGACGTCCCCGCCCTCGGCCACACTACCTCGTCTCCCCAAGCCAGGTGGCTATGGCCTCTTTTAGCTCAGACAGCAACCCTCGTCAGACCTTCCAG GGAAGAAATGTCAGTGTGCCAGGAGAGGGACAACAGTGTATTGACGG GATATTCCCTAGCTCTCACAAGACAGAACAGAGCAACAAGGCCAGGTCCTCAAGTGGACCATATGCACCCTCTATTAAAATGGAACGTTACTCTCCAGAG CCTGGAGAGAGAGCACCACAGACTCCGAGGTCTCCATCTAGAACAGAAGACATGCCTCTGTCTCCTTTGGTCATCCCTGTTTCAGTTCCAGTCTCTGCGAAGACTGATCCTGACACTCCTTCATCACTCAAT CCGTCCCCACGGAGGCTCCTAGGCGAGGAGGGTGGGGGTGCTTCCTGGTGTCGTGCAGCAGGCAGCTACCCCAGTCAGCTACGCTCCCCCATGTACCTGGCAGACCACCTGCTCAACCCCAGCTTCCAGCCTCCTCCCTACACACCCCCACCCATGCTGAGCCCCCTACGCCCAGGGACTGGCCTGTACTTCAGCACAGTGCCTTGGCTTCACCCCGGCCCTCCTCTGCCCAGCAGCTACACCGCCTCTTTGG ATGGAGCTGATGGAATCTCCTTGATGATGGACGACACAGTGGTCAACATAGAGCC GAGAATCAACGTGGGCCAACGTTTCCAGGCTGAGATCCCACCCATTCGTAACCTGCTTCTAATGCTCTATGATGAGCACCCTGCTCAGCTTGTCTGGGCTCCATGGGGAGATGTATCCAGCAACGTGGAAACACAAAAAGGGG TGACTGAACTGATAGACTTGTGCTGTTCCAGCGTGCTGCCAGGAGGGGGCACCAACACAGAACTGGCCCTCCACTGTCTACATGAGGTGCAGGGAGACATTCTG GCTGCACTCGATTTACTGTTAGTCAGGGGAGACTTCCGTTCCTCAACACACCCTTTGTGTGACTATCACTACCCAG GGTCAGATTATTGGAGTCCTCAAGAGAAGAAACTATTTCGTAAAGCGCTGCTCACCCATGAGAAGGACTTCCAGCTTATTCACAGTGTG TTACAGACTAAGTCCGTGACGCAGTGTGTGGAGTACTACTATGCAATGAAGAAGCTCAAGAAGTTCAAGCAACGCAGTCGAGGATCAGACAGAAAGGAAGCAGTTGGAGAAGAGCCT CAGATGGAGTCACCTTGCTGTTATGAGGACAACCATGTGGGACGGAGAGGGCCCAGGAGGACACTTACTAAACCAGGGAACAGGACAAAAGGGGTACAGGAGGAGCAGACTACCACAGGAGGTGCTTTGGAGTACATCTGTCGAGAGTGTGGGCG GGTATTTGACAAGGTGAAGAGTCGTAGTGCTCATATGAAAACCCACCGGCAGCAGGAGAGGGAGTGGCTGACCAGGTATGTCTGGCCTATGGGCTGCCCTGCAGACAACCCTCATCAAGGAGATCCCGGTCAGGACTCTGCCAAGGTGCCTTTACTCTACTGTACGAGAGGAGTCCTCTATAGTACATAG
- the znf541 gene encoding zinc finger protein 541 isoform X1 gives MLETEECAKGCLHPHSTSEHFTVDDVDVLNAPNPPLPFSHPFHPEPWMGCEPNRNMEIDNSSGPVIVGEGTLLEPFSLTVPVRSSPYECTLCHKMFGTANTLNKHLLTHQQERPHVCPICQRAFKRHDHLNGHMLTHQKRKPFRCAEPGCQKSYCDSHSLKRHYISQHGLPLIPPMSQSPPHPTHPAHSATTQWEPVDSAACNYHPMFLTQAKPISDTQQKVADYSGFFSFNSYKGFAPPSGLQLNNYSEQNISQSRPILVLDTWMQQSDKGPCSECPGELNPPQWAPEPSNITTATLPSLPPGVDGPSPHGWESVVDFPVSDLQVPEEILSCHPCSEAGNRECLVKPASPEKSYSPSKQEQSTYVQMNSEGKPQVNTQLHSFEPTASSDSSVTSTSFPNTVFIHSSASLPNKPNPVPPIPPPPAIVLPCLYSVLKSETCNTKSDSKRKRERRKKGRAVELPAPPLPTPRPTSLLAPRRPRPRPHYLVSPSQVAMASFSSDSNPRQTFQGRNVSVPGEGQQCIDGIFPSSHKTEQSNKARSSSGPYAPSIKMERYSPEPGERAPQTPRSPSRTEDMPLSPLVIPVSVPVSAKTDPDTPSSLNAENPQNGSGRSKRSRRLDFMKTLIIPPPMLPQPSPRRLLGEEGGGASWCRAAGSYPSQLRSPMYLADHLLNPSFQPPPYTPPPMLSPLRPGTGLYFSTVPWLHPGPPLPSSYTASLDGADGISLMMDDTVVNIEPRINVGQRFQAEIPPIRNLLLMLYDEHPAQLVWAPWGDVSSNVETQKGVTELIDLCCSSVLPGGGTNTELALHCLHEVQGDILAALDLLLVRGDFRSSTHPLCDYHYPGSDYWSPQEKKLFRKALLTHEKDFQLIHSVLQTKSVTQCVEYYYAMKKLKKFKQRSRGSDRKEAVGEEPQMESPCCYEDNHVGRRGPRRTLTKPGNRTKGVQEEQTTTGGALEYICRECGRVFDKVKSRSAHMKTHRQQEREWLTRYVWPMGCPADNPHQGDPGQDSAKVPLLYCTRGVLYST, from the exons ATGTTGGAGACTGAGGAATGCGCCAAGGGGTGTTTGCACCCTCATTCTACCAGTGAACACTTCACTGTTGATGATGTTGATGTCCTCAACGCCCCCAACCCACCACTTCCCTTCTCGCACCCATTTCACCCAGAGCCTTGGATGGGATGTGAGCCAAATAGAAACATGGAGATTG ATAACTCCTCTGGTCCTGTCATCGTGGGAGAGGGCACTCTGTTGGAGCCATTTTCATTGACAGTACCTGTCAGGTCTTCACCTTATGAGTGTACGCTCTGCCATAAGATGTTTGGAACCGCCAACACACTCAACAAACATTTACTGACCCACCAACAGGAAAGACCACATGTTTGCCCCATCTGCCAACGAGCATTTAAACGTCATGATCACCT CAATGGCCACATGTTGACCCATCAGAAACGCAAGCCGTTCCGATGTGCTGAACCCGGGTGCCAGAAGAGCTACTGTGATTCTCACTCCCTGAAGCGCCACTATATCTCTCAGCATGGTCTCCCTCTCATCCCGCCCATGTCCCAAAGTCCGCCTCACCCAACCCACCCAGCCCACTCTGCTACTACCCAGTGGGAGCCTGTGGATAGTGCTGCATGTAATTACCACCCCATGTTCCTGACCCAAGCCAAACCGATATCAGACACTCAGCAGAAGGTCGCTGATTACTCTGGCTTTTTCAGCTTCAACAGTTACAAGGGGTTTGCTCCTCCAAGTGGCCTACAACTGAACAACTACTCAGAGCAGAACATCTCTCAGTCAAGGCCTATCTTAGTCCTGGACACCTGGATGCAGCAGTCTGACAAAGGTCCTTGTAGTGAGTGCCCAGGTGAATTAAATCCACCCCAGTGGGCCCCTGAGCCTAGTAACATCACCACTGCTACTTTACCATCACTACCTCCTGGAGTGGATGGCCCAAGTCCTCATGGCTGGGAGAGTGTAGTTGACTTCCCTGTGTCTGACCTCCAAGTGCCTGAAGAAATATTGTCCTGTCATCCCTGTAGTGAGGCTGGTAACCGGGAGTGTTTAGTGAAGCCAGCGTCCCCGGAGAAGAGCTACTCCCCATCCAAGCAGGAGCAGTCAACTTATGTCCAGATGAACTCGGAAGGGAAACCCCAAGTTAACACTCAGCTGCACTCTTTTGAACCAACAGCAAGCTCAGATTCCAGTGTAACATCTACGTCGTTTCCCAACACTGTTTTCATCCACTCAAGCGCAAGTCTTCCAAACAAGCCCAACCCAGTCCCACCTATCCCGCCGCCACCAGCCATCGTTCTACCCTGCCTCTACAGTGTGCTGAAGTCAGAGACTTGTAATACAAAGAGCGAcagtaagagaaagagagagaggaggaagaaggggagggCTGTAGAGCTTCCTGCTCCACCTCTCCCCACACCTCGCCCCACCTCTCTCCTGGCTCCCCGACGTCCCCGCCCTCGGCCACACTACCTCGTCTCCCCAAGCCAGGTGGCTATGGCCTCTTTTAGCTCAGACAGCAACCCTCGTCAGACCTTCCAG GGAAGAAATGTCAGTGTGCCAGGAGAGGGACAACAGTGTATTGACGG GATATTCCCTAGCTCTCACAAGACAGAACAGAGCAACAAGGCCAGGTCCTCAAGTGGACCATATGCACCCTCTATTAAAATGGAACGTTACTCTCCAGAG CCTGGAGAGAGAGCACCACAGACTCCGAGGTCTCCATCTAGAACAGAAGACATGCCTCTGTCTCCTTTGGTCATCCCTGTTTCAGTTCCAGTCTCTGCGAAGACTGATCCTGACACTCCTTCATCACTCAAT GCAGAGAACCCTCAGAATGGTTCAGGGAGGTCAAAGAGGAGCCGGCGTCTTGACTTCATGAAGACTCTGATCATTCCTCCCCCCATGCTCCCACAGCCGTCCCCACGGAGGCTCCTAGGCGAGGAGGGTGGGGGTGCTTCCTGGTGTCGTGCAGCAGGCAGCTACCCCAGTCAGCTACGCTCCCCCATGTACCTGGCAGACCACCTGCTCAACCCCAGCTTCCAGCCTCCTCCCTACACACCCCCACCCATGCTGAGCCCCCTACGCCCAGGGACTGGCCTGTACTTCAGCACAGTGCCTTGGCTTCACCCCGGCCCTCCTCTGCCCAGCAGCTACACCGCCTCTTTGG ATGGAGCTGATGGAATCTCCTTGATGATGGACGACACAGTGGTCAACATAGAGCC GAGAATCAACGTGGGCCAACGTTTCCAGGCTGAGATCCCACCCATTCGTAACCTGCTTCTAATGCTCTATGATGAGCACCCTGCTCAGCTTGTCTGGGCTCCATGGGGAGATGTATCCAGCAACGTGGAAACACAAAAAGGGG TGACTGAACTGATAGACTTGTGCTGTTCCAGCGTGCTGCCAGGAGGGGGCACCAACACAGAACTGGCCCTCCACTGTCTACATGAGGTGCAGGGAGACATTCTG GCTGCACTCGATTTACTGTTAGTCAGGGGAGACTTCCGTTCCTCAACACACCCTTTGTGTGACTATCACTACCCAG GGTCAGATTATTGGAGTCCTCAAGAGAAGAAACTATTTCGTAAAGCGCTGCTCACCCATGAGAAGGACTTCCAGCTTATTCACAGTGTG TTACAGACTAAGTCCGTGACGCAGTGTGTGGAGTACTACTATGCAATGAAGAAGCTCAAGAAGTTCAAGCAACGCAGTCGAGGATCAGACAGAAAGGAAGCAGTTGGAGAAGAGCCT CAGATGGAGTCACCTTGCTGTTATGAGGACAACCATGTGGGACGGAGAGGGCCCAGGAGGACACTTACTAAACCAGGGAACAGGACAAAAGGGGTACAGGAGGAGCAGACTACCACAGGAGGTGCTTTGGAGTACATCTGTCGAGAGTGTGGGCG GGTATTTGACAAGGTGAAGAGTCGTAGTGCTCATATGAAAACCCACCGGCAGCAGGAGAGGGAGTGGCTGACCAGGTATGTCTGGCCTATGGGCTGCCCTGCAGACAACCCTCATCAAGGAGATCCCGGTCAGGACTCTGCCAAGGTGCCTTTACTCTACTGTACGAGAGGAGTCCTCTATAGTACATAG